The genomic segment AGCAAGGAGACCTGAGCAAGAGCAGAAAAGAGTAAATGTAGATTTCCCTTTGTGGATGATACACTTATTGGATAAAGAAGCAAGACGTTTGGGTGTGCCTCGGCAATCCATCATCAAAGTCTGGGTAGCAGAGCGTCTTGAAAAGGCATCTTGAATATATATGATGCTAACACTTATAAGGCCTCCGCTTGTCAAGAGAAAAAACGATCCTAAGCGGAAATTAAAATAAAAATAATTTCCTTATTTTTTATCAAGACTGCATTCAGCTCTGACTTGATTTCCCAATACGGTTTTCTTTTCGGGTTCAAGTTTGTAACTTGAAACCCGAAATATTTAATATTTCATTTAGTCCTGGCTCAATAACAATTTTATTCCTATGATTTGCAGATGACCATGCCCAGTCTTTCAGCCTCATCACATTTTCAAACTAAAGGGTTCAATTTGCAAAATTGAACCCACCTGAAGAGAGGTATCTATAAAAAATTAAAATAAAGCTTGCCAACTGTTTTCAATTTTGGCATAATTTATAAAAACTATCTAATAATATCGTTAGAACTTTATTTGCCCCGTTAGAATGCCCCGTGTGAAATTCTAACGGGGTTTACTACAAAACAAAAGGAGCAAGAAATGACACAGGCAAAACATGGTGATACGGTCAAAATCCACTACACAGGTAAATTGGAAGATGGAACAGTATTCGACACTTCTATTGGTCGCGAACCTCTGCAATTTAAAATAGGTGAGAATCAGGTAATCCAGGGCTTTGAAAAAGGCATAATAGGTATGAATCCGAATGAATCAAAAACCATTACCATTCCTTCAGATGAAGCCTATGGACCATACCGTAAAGAAATGGTATTAGATATACCTGTAAATCAATTCCCACCAAGTATTCAGCCAGAGATAGGTCAACAGCTTGAACTCCGTCAACCAAATGGTCAAGCAATTATAGTCGCAGTAATTCAAGCCTCCGAATCACATGTGACGTTAGATGCCAATCATCCTCTGGCTGGGAAAAACCTAATCTTCGATATCCAGCTCATAGAGATCATTTAACTAATAAGTTTATAAGTAAGGCTACATTCCGTGTCATTCCCGCTTGCCCCTGCACCGTCTGGTGCGGGGCTCGTCGGGAATCTTTCTTGAAGCATAGGAAATCATAAACCACGAAGGGCACGAAGATCACGAAGTGAGATAAAAAGAAAGCTTTAATTTTTTCTTCATGCCCTTCGTGTTCTTCGTGGTTAAATCAGGTTTTGTTCAAGAAGGATTGCGGACAAGCCGCAATGACAAGAAGGATGAGTTTCATATGTGCTCTTACTTATGACCGCCTTAGTAACTATCTCGTTGCTCTAAAGGAATCGGGTAGATTTTTAAATGATTTAGCGATTTAATTTCACAATAGATTTTGATTAGGCGATTTGCATTATTTAAGCCCTAATACGTCCTGCATATCATACAGCCCTGCAGGTTTACCATGCACCCAGATGGCTGCCTTTAATGCTCCCCTCGCAAAAGCATCTCTGCTTGATGCCTTGTGGGTTATCTCTATCCTTTCGCCGAGGCCACCAAATATTACTGTGTGCTCTCCAACAATATCGCCTGCCCTTATTGTCTGTA from the Nitrospirota bacterium genome contains:
- a CDS encoding peptidylprolyl isomerase produces the protein MTQAKHGDTVKIHYTGKLEDGTVFDTSIGREPLQFKIGENQVIQGFEKGIIGMNPNESKTITIPSDEAYGPYRKEMVLDIPVNQFPPSIQPEIGQQLELRQPNGQAIIVAVIQASESHVTLDANHPLAGKNLIFDIQLIEII
- a CDS encoding CopG family transcriptional regulator — translated: MKAREFDKKFDEGKEDITKYLDISKARRPEQEQKRVNVDFPLWMIHLLDKEARRLGVPRQSIIKVWVAERLEKAS